Proteins encoded by one window of Gemmatimonas aurantiaca:
- the hutU gene encoding urocanate hydratase yields the protein MTKSGPRPVKAPRGTTLRCRGWEQEAALRMLMNNLDAEVAERPDDLVVYGGTGRAARSWEAFDAIVRTLETLGDEETLLVQSGKPVAVFRTHADAPRVLIANSNLVGRWATWEEFRRLEKLGLTMYGQMTAGSWIYIGSQGIVQGTYETFGAVAAKHFGGTLEGRLVVTAGLGGMGGAQPLAAAMHGAAVLGVEVDPTRIAKRIDTRYCDRHTASLDEALGWLRDAQERRVGLSVALLGNAADVLPELVRRGITPDVVTDQTSAHDMLVGYVPQGLTLDEAAALRASQPQEYLARATASVVEHVRAMRDMQDRGAVAFDYGNNIRTVAFDAGVDDAFRIPGFVPEYIRPLFCEGKGPFRWAALSGDPADIARTDELVLELFPHDQQLRRWITLARERIAFQGLPARICWLGQGERARFALALNDLVARGEVSAPIVIGRDHLDTGSVASPFRETEAMKDGSDAIADWAILNAMLNVASGSSWVSFHHGGGVGIGNSLHAGQVIVADGTERMRRRLERVLTNDPGIGVARHADAGYDIAITTAEREGIQLPMRMSTPMSTPTRNG from the coding sequence GCCCCGATGATCTGGTGGTGTATGGTGGCACCGGACGCGCGGCGCGTTCATGGGAGGCGTTCGACGCCATCGTGCGCACGCTCGAAACGCTGGGCGACGAAGAAACCCTGCTGGTGCAGAGCGGCAAGCCGGTGGCGGTGTTCCGCACGCATGCCGACGCGCCGCGGGTGCTCATCGCCAACAGCAACCTCGTGGGCCGCTGGGCCACGTGGGAGGAGTTCCGTCGTCTCGAAAAGCTCGGACTCACGATGTACGGCCAGATGACGGCCGGTTCGTGGATCTACATCGGCAGTCAGGGCATCGTGCAGGGTACGTACGAGACCTTCGGCGCGGTGGCCGCGAAACATTTTGGCGGCACGCTGGAAGGCCGTCTGGTGGTGACGGCCGGTCTTGGTGGCATGGGCGGGGCGCAGCCGCTCGCGGCCGCGATGCACGGCGCCGCGGTGCTGGGCGTGGAGGTCGACCCCACGCGCATCGCCAAACGCATCGACACGCGGTACTGCGATCGGCACACCGCATCGCTCGACGAAGCGCTGGGCTGGCTGCGTGACGCGCAGGAGCGCCGCGTGGGACTGTCCGTGGCGCTGCTGGGCAATGCCGCCGACGTCCTGCCCGAGCTGGTGCGTCGTGGCATCACCCCCGATGTGGTCACCGACCAGACCAGTGCGCACGACATGCTGGTGGGATATGTGCCGCAGGGACTGACGCTCGATGAAGCGGCGGCGCTGCGTGCATCGCAGCCGCAGGAGTACCTGGCCCGCGCCACGGCCAGTGTAGTGGAACACGTGCGGGCAATGCGCGACATGCAGGACCGCGGTGCGGTGGCGTTCGACTACGGCAACAACATCCGCACGGTGGCGTTCGATGCCGGTGTGGACGATGCGTTCCGCATTCCCGGCTTTGTCCCCGAGTACATCCGTCCGCTGTTCTGCGAAGGCAAGGGGCCGTTCCGGTGGGCCGCGCTCTCCGGTGATCCCGCCGACATCGCGCGCACCGACGAACTCGTGCTCGAACTCTTTCCGCACGATCAGCAACTGCGGCGCTGGATCACGCTGGCCCGCGAACGCATCGCGTTCCAGGGACTGCCGGCCCGCATCTGCTGGCTGGGGCAGGGTGAGCGCGCCCGTTTCGCCCTGGCGCTCAACGATCTCGTGGCGCGTGGCGAGGTGTCGGCGCCCATCGTGATCGGCCGCGATCATCTCGACACCGGCAGCGTGGCGTCGCCGTTCCGCGAGACCGAGGCCATGAAGGACGGCAGCGATGCGATCGCCGACTGGGCGATCCTCAACGCGATGCTGAACGTGGCCAGCGGTTCGAGCTGGGTGTCGTTTCATCATGGCGGCGGGGTAGGCATCGGCAACTCGCTGCACGCCGGACAGGTCATCGTCGCCGATGGCACCGAACGCATGCGCCGGCGCCTGGAACGCGTGCTGACCAACGATCCCGGCATCGGCGTCGCGCGTCATGCGGATGCGGGCTACGACATCGCGATCACGACGGCCGAACGTGAGGGCATTCAGTTGCCGATGCGTATGTCGACGCCGATGTCGACGCCCACGCGGAACGGCTGA
- a CDS encoding radical SAM protein has translation MLSSRYRPWHVPIFLSKYAWLRARGRPVLLNFEVTMRCNARCGFCDYWKTPASEKAREQTDFAAIARHFSPMLVTFTGGEPTLRRDLEDIVRSVRAAVRYTYVQLITHGAMLSLDRAQSLWDAGVDQFNISLDYLDGRHDAARGIPGLTEKILDLVPRMRVAGIGGVRFNTVIKNDNLDQILPIVERAAALGGGVNFSVYTALKNGNTAHQLQDIDPRAVQRVVDALLAYKQRRRGVITNSDYYLEQIPRYVRGEMQEPCQSGSTTIHIDPQGQVRRCPDFKPDGPWSDYQGYAPIDCNACYYACRGEAQAPLRIMSRIRDVMATVVPSDDALRPAVVQPEEQVA, from the coding sequence ATGCTGTCGAGCCGGTATCGGCCGTGGCATGTGCCGATCTTCCTGTCGAAGTACGCGTGGCTGCGCGCGCGCGGACGCCCCGTGCTCCTCAATTTCGAGGTCACGATGCGCTGCAATGCCCGCTGCGGATTCTGCGACTACTGGAAGACACCGGCTTCGGAAAAGGCGCGGGAGCAGACGGATTTTGCCGCCATCGCGCGGCACTTCTCGCCCATGCTCGTGACATTCACCGGCGGTGAGCCGACGCTGCGCCGCGATCTCGAGGACATCGTGCGATCGGTGCGTGCGGCGGTACGGTACACCTACGTGCAGCTCATCACGCATGGGGCCATGCTCTCGCTCGATCGGGCGCAGTCGTTGTGGGATGCGGGCGTCGACCAGTTCAACATCTCGCTCGACTATCTCGATGGCCGGCATGACGCAGCGCGCGGCATTCCGGGACTGACGGAAAAGATCCTCGATCTCGTACCCCGCATGCGCGTGGCCGGCATCGGCGGGGTGCGGTTCAACACGGTCATCAAGAACGACAACCTCGATCAGATCCTGCCCATCGTGGAACGGGCGGCGGCGCTGGGCGGCGGTGTGAACTTCTCGGTGTACACGGCGCTCAAAAACGGCAACACCGCCCATCAGTTGCAGGACATCGATCCGCGGGCCGTGCAGCGGGTGGTGGACGCGCTGCTCGCCTACAAGCAGCGGCGGCGTGGGGTCATCACCAATTCGGACTACTACCTCGAACAGATCCCCCGGTACGTGCGCGGGGAGATGCAGGAGCCCTGTCAGAGCGGTTCGACCACCATCCACATCGATCCGCAGGGGCAGGTGCGGCGCTGTCCCGACTTCAAGCCCGACGGACCCTGGTCGGACTATCAGGGATATGCGCCCATCGACTGCAATGCCTGTTATTACGCCTGCCGCGGCGAAGCACAGGCGCCGTTGCGCATCATGTCGCGCATCCGGGATGTCATGGCCACCGTCGTTCCATCGGACGACGCGTTGCGACCCGCCGTCGTACAACCAGAGGAGCAGGTCGCATGA
- the hutI gene encoding imidazolonepropionase yields MTPTTLFLNAAQTLTAAGPARARRGGEMADAGVQQGIGVAVQGERIVAVDRDDVLRQRFPDALEVDCDRGLLAPGFVDSHTHTVFGAARFAEHELRATGVPYLEIARRGGGIHSSVRDLRARTDDELFTLAVPRLARLAAGGVTTVEIKSGYGLTVADELRTLQVIRRLAQTQPQVIVATCLGAHEVPLEFRDRAGGRQEWLALLMHELFPVVAREGLAEFADIFCEPGVFTVEEARELLQHGQRLGLRAKLHADELHDGGAAALAADIGAVSADHLAAIAPSGIAALAASDTVATVLPGTMLFLGTGRQAPARKLIEAGAAVALATDFNPGTSPLTSYPLVMTLAVSELRLSASEAWIAATVNGAAALGLAGETGQLAPGFRADLAIHAVDDFRALPYWFGERLCVGSWARGRACHPMR; encoded by the coding sequence ATGACTCCCACGACACTTTTTCTGAACGCCGCGCAGACGCTCACGGCGGCTGGCCCCGCGCGCGCGCGTCGTGGTGGCGAGATGGCCGACGCCGGTGTGCAGCAGGGCATCGGCGTGGCGGTGCAGGGCGAGCGCATCGTCGCTGTGGATCGCGACGACGTGTTGCGGCAGCGTTTTCCCGATGCCCTCGAAGTCGATTGTGATCGGGGACTGCTGGCTCCCGGCTTCGTCGACTCCCACACGCACACGGTGTTCGGCGCGGCGCGTTTTGCCGAACACGAACTCCGGGCCACGGGCGTACCGTATCTCGAGATCGCCCGCCGTGGCGGCGGGATTCACAGCTCCGTGCGCGACCTGCGCGCGCGCACCGACGACGAATTGTTCACGCTGGCCGTGCCACGACTCGCGCGCCTGGCGGCCGGCGGCGTGACCACCGTCGAGATCAAATCCGGGTATGGTCTCACGGTGGCCGACGAACTGCGCACGCTGCAGGTCATTCGTCGTCTGGCGCAGACCCAACCTCAGGTCATCGTTGCCACCTGTCTTGGCGCCCACGAAGTGCCGCTGGAGTTCCGCGATCGGGCTGGCGGCCGTCAGGAATGGCTGGCCCTGCTCATGCACGAGCTCTTTCCCGTGGTGGCGCGTGAAGGACTGGCCGAGTTCGCCGACATCTTCTGTGAGCCCGGCGTCTTCACGGTGGAGGAAGCGCGGGAACTGCTGCAGCATGGACAGCGGCTCGGATTGCGCGCCAAACTGCACGCCGACGAACTGCACGATGGTGGCGCGGCAGCACTGGCCGCGGACATCGGTGCGGTGAGTGCCGATCATCTGGCGGCCATCGCACCGTCGGGCATCGCCGCGTTGGCCGCCAGCGACACCGTGGCCACCGTGCTGCCCGGCACCATGCTGTTCCTCGGCACCGGTCGACAGGCGCCGGCCCGGAAGCTCATCGAAGCCGGGGCGGCCGTGGCGCTGGCCACCGATTTCAATCCGGGTACCTCGCCGTTGACCTCGTATCCGCTGGTGATGACGCTGGCCGTGAGCGAGCTGCGCCTGTCGGCCAGCGAAGCCTGGATTGCCGCCACGGTGAACGGTGCCGCGGCACTGGGGCTGGCCGGGGAAACCGGACAACTCGCTCCGGGATTCCGGGCCGACCTCGCCATTCACGCGGTGGACGATTTCCGCGCGTTGCCTTACTGGTTCGGCGAGCGTCTTTGTGTCGGGTCATGGGCCCGCGGTCGCGCTTGTCACCCCATGCGTTGA
- a CDS encoding polyprenyl synthetase family protein: MTLTTRTPSALAAALRDIQAPVHTALSQVSGELWRIVAADVPLVREVQDHLMGMKGKLFRPTLLLLASSIEDRSPPRAITYAAVVELMHLATLVHDDAVDHSVLRRGMPTVNSLFSHQVSVIMGDFLYLRALRELVTMGDLEAMRSITQASNEMTLGEIRQLGAYDALAFSESDYETLIRAKTAALFMAACDVGALCGAPRYRQAVTRFGERLGMAFQVADDLLDYTEQQEMTGKPSGLDLKEHKVTLPLIAALREMPASARARVDALFASVEPEDEAIAEVVGIVRDHGGLEYARRRADQFSHEAEEALAELPESAARSALLDSIAYVVERRW, from the coding sequence ATGACGCTTACCACGCGGACTCCGTCCGCGCTGGCGGCAGCGTTACGTGACATCCAGGCTCCGGTACACACAGCACTCTCGCAGGTCTCGGGAGAGCTGTGGCGTATCGTCGCTGCGGATGTGCCGCTGGTGCGCGAGGTGCAGGATCATCTCATGGGGATGAAGGGGAAACTCTTCCGCCCCACCTTGCTGCTGCTGGCCAGCTCCATCGAAGATCGTTCGCCTCCGCGCGCGATCACGTATGCGGCGGTCGTCGAGCTCATGCATCTCGCCACGCTCGTGCACGACGATGCCGTGGATCATTCCGTGCTGCGTCGTGGTATGCCCACGGTGAATTCACTCTTCAGTCACCAGGTGTCGGTGATCATGGGTGACTTCCTGTATCTCCGGGCATTGCGCGAGCTGGTGACCATGGGTGACCTCGAGGCGATGCGTTCCATCACGCAGGCTTCGAACGAGATGACACTCGGCGAAATCCGTCAGTTGGGCGCGTACGACGCGCTGGCATTCAGCGAAAGCGATTACGAAACACTCATTCGCGCCAAGACCGCGGCGTTGTTCATGGCCGCGTGTGACGTGGGTGCGCTGTGCGGAGCGCCGCGCTACCGGCAGGCGGTGACCCGTTTCGGAGAACGCCTGGGCATGGCGTTCCAGGTGGCCGACGATCTGCTCGACTACACCGAGCAGCAGGAGATGACGGGCAAACCCAGTGGTCTCGACCTCAAGGAACACAAGGTGACACTTCCGCTCATCGCCGCGTTGCGGGAGATGCCGGCGTCCGCGCGGGCCCGGGTGGACGCGCTCTTCGCGTCGGTGGAACCCGAGGACGAAGCCATCGCCGAAGTGGTCGGCATCGTGCGCGATCATGGGGGACTCGAGTACGCGCGGCGTCGGGCCGATCAGTTCTCGCACGAAGCCGAGGAGGCGCTGGCGGAACTGCCCGAGAGCGCGGCCCGGAGCGCGCTGCTGGATTCGATCGCCTACGTCGTGGAGCGGCGCTGGTGA
- a CDS encoding twin-arginine translocase TatA/TatE family subunit — MNFGNFGFGEILIILVIVLLLFGAKRIPEIAGSLGKGINEFKRNINDAQRQITEPTPRSEPRVAQGTAAQQEAADEERPEPKRLM, encoded by the coding sequence ATGAACTTCGGAAACTTCGGTTTCGGCGAGATCCTGATCATCCTCGTGATCGTGCTGCTGCTCTTCGGAGCCAAGCGCATCCCGGAAATCGCCGGCTCACTCGGCAAGGGCATCAACGAGTTCAAGCGCAACATCAACGACGCCCAGCGACAGATCACCGAGCCCACGCCGCGCAGCGAACCGCGCGTCGCCCAGGGCACCGCGGCGCAGCAGGAAGCAGCCGACGAGGAGCGCCCCGAACCCAAGCGCCTGATGTGA
- a CDS encoding peptidyl-prolyl cis-trans isomerase encodes MLQSMRSAAKYIWIFIIVAFVGSFLLYETSGLAGRAPVTTTTSIATVNGEEILLTTWQNAVNALEQQQQQQTGRSITLDERQQLEDRAFDEIVTEMLLQQEYKRRGITVTDEEVVQAARVSPPPQATTSPDFQTDGRFDMQKYLRFIGSPMARQSGILAGLESFYRNEIPKQKLFDQIASGAYVSDERLWQVYRDRHDSASVSFVVLRTDALADTTVNVTDAEISQFYERNKKRYERPGRAIVSLLTVPRTVTAADSAAARARVDQLRAEIVGGAKFEDVARRESADSVSGAQGGELGKGGRNRFTPKFEEAAYALKVGELSQPVLTPFGWHIIRVDERKGDTLDVRHILVSVGQTDSSATRTDRRADSLATIGASQEDAKKFDDAAKALGLTAAQVAVIEKEPLSFAGRYVPSVSAWAFSGVRAGETSDLFDSPEAYYLARLDSLTPGGQQSLSEVKEDIRRRLARDKRIEKLRPDAEALVAAAKSGTLETAAAAKGLTVEKAAGFSRIDPVAGLGQFTQAVGAAFVLPVGQVGGPFRSQDGMVVMRVDSRMDAKRDAFEAEKDTQRAQLMQSLRQQRIDEFLGNLREHTKVDDRRTKVLSQLRRQSAGV; translated from the coding sequence GTGCTGCAATCGATGCGGAGCGCCGCGAAGTACATCTGGATTTTCATCATCGTGGCGTTTGTCGGCAGCTTCCTGCTGTATGAGACATCCGGACTTGCCGGTCGTGCTCCAGTGACGACGACCACCTCCATCGCCACCGTCAACGGGGAGGAAATACTCCTCACAACGTGGCAGAATGCGGTCAACGCCCTCGAACAACAACAGCAGCAGCAGACCGGGCGCAGTATCACGCTCGACGAGCGGCAGCAGCTGGAGGACCGGGCGTTCGATGAAATCGTGACGGAAATGCTCCTGCAACAGGAGTACAAGCGTCGCGGCATCACGGTTACTGACGAAGAAGTCGTGCAGGCGGCACGCGTCTCGCCGCCGCCGCAGGCCACGACCTCGCCCGATTTCCAGACCGATGGCCGGTTCGACATGCAGAAGTACCTGCGTTTCATCGGCAGCCCGATGGCGCGGCAGTCCGGCATCCTGGCCGGTCTCGAATCGTTCTATCGCAACGAGATCCCCAAGCAGAAGCTCTTCGACCAGATCGCCAGCGGCGCGTATGTGTCCGATGAGCGTCTCTGGCAGGTCTATCGCGACCGGCACGACAGCGCGTCCGTCAGCTTCGTCGTGCTGCGCACCGATGCACTCGCCGACACCACGGTGAATGTCACCGACGCGGAGATCTCGCAGTTCTACGAGCGCAACAAGAAGCGTTACGAGCGCCCCGGTCGTGCCATCGTGTCGCTGCTGACGGTGCCCCGCACCGTGACGGCCGCCGATTCGGCCGCCGCCCGCGCCCGGGTCGACCAGCTCCGCGCCGAGATCGTCGGCGGGGCGAAGTTCGAGGATGTGGCCCGCCGCGAATCGGCCGACTCCGTCTCCGGCGCCCAGGGTGGGGAACTCGGCAAGGGTGGTCGCAACCGCTTCACGCCGAAGTTCGAGGAAGCCGCCTACGCCCTCAAGGTCGGCGAGCTGTCACAGCCGGTGCTCACGCCTTTCGGATGGCACATCATCCGGGTGGACGAACGCAAGGGTGACACGCTCGACGTGCGGCACATCCTCGTGTCGGTGGGTCAGACCGATTCCAGCGCCACGCGTACCGATCGTCGCGCCGATTCGCTGGCCACCATCGGTGCCAGCCAGGAAGACGCGAAGAAGTTCGACGATGCCGCGAAGGCCCTCGGCCTCACGGCGGCGCAGGTGGCGGTCATCGAGAAGGAGCCGCTCTCCTTCGCCGGCCGGTATGTGCCCAGTGTGAGTGCGTGGGCGTTCTCCGGCGTGCGTGCCGGCGAAACCAGCGATCTGTTCGATTCGCCCGAAGCCTACTATCTCGCGCGTCTCGATTCGCTCACGCCGGGTGGCCAGCAGTCGCTCAGTGAAGTGAAGGAAGACATCCGTCGTCGTCTCGCGCGCGACAAGCGCATCGAGAAGCTGCGTCCGGATGCCGAAGCGCTGGTGGCGGCCGCGAAGAGCGGGACGCTGGAAACGGCCGCCGCGGCCAAGGGACTCACGGTGGAGAAGGCGGCCGGATTCAGCCGCATCGATCCCGTCGCCGGCCTGGGTCAGTTCACGCAGGCGGTGGGTGCCGCGTTTGTCCTGCCGGTGGGTCAGGTGGGCGGTCCGTTCCGCTCGCAGGACGGCATGGTGGTGATGCGCGTCGACAGCCGCATGGACGCGAAGCGCGACGCTTTCGAAGCCGAGAAGGACACACAGCGGGCGCAGCTCATGCAGTCGCTCCGTCAGCAGCGTATCGACGAATTCCTTGGCAATCTGCGCGAGCACACCAAGGTCGACGATCGTCGCACGAAGGTGCTGTCGCAGCTCCGTCGGCAGTCCGCCGGCGTCTGA
- a CDS encoding tetratricopeptide repeat protein, whose protein sequence is MSTAARIEELRRKFEENPRRYFAPLANELRKAGELSQAIALCREHLPKQPGHMSGYIVFGQALYESESLSEARSVFEQALALDPENLIALRHLGDIARRQGDPLAARRWYERVLDADPRNDDIAAQLATLSTPAYGSRAIPQAGGPAIGQTPVPTPGVPMPVVPAPAPDLRPVSFTPSVPVPIIGAVVPTPDAALRAVDFDEVNARLRTPVPTPLSVPAAFVPTAPVVPPVVPAALAGDLLDLEAMEMEGDRIVAAMPTPMATPVVEPVVEPVETVVESVGTPVDAPIEPSVEPLVEPSTPSIEARFEPVAELLTEPAAVVVAEPMQEPTAESVEPVAEQTDPFAFADVDTGAVAAAEEAALAESMDADASFEEGLAAPEWPDTTELVARVVTPRSVTPAFVDVPVEAADAFGRESSDPVVFSLPEPEPDIADEELVIAADTSTDTSVDVAADVSADSSVDLPWLAPPVTPTEEVEAIADAIAEDARTAGDPDDVSVYALPVASMPHEIVEGLDTEEVSFSDVHPEAVSDMLVEDQDFEAEEQEAPSPAFVTETMGELLVTQGFIERAISVYEELVRRRPYDPVLSSRLAELREQVEIPAPVDLGVDAGMDIGAEAEDVVEEVGHVDVAHDVAHANDVLAAPVYTARERFAALAARRVSRRTPRVSTAVPAPEWSGATWAGDVGDDGLTSLFGAASAEPQDDMAARALADAFASRDVESAAVNDALASSLFDAATAARIPTPAYGTVRTPTPLHNTPLRNTPVRNTPVAEAAAGHAAEPSPGHVSGDVSFDRFFPDPATQAPSGETKSPSSGASNTPDGPSATDDLAQFSVWLKGLGNA, encoded by the coding sequence ATGAGTACAGCCGCCCGGATCGAGGAGCTCCGGAGAAAGTTCGAGGAGAATCCGCGCCGCTATTTTGCGCCGCTCGCGAACGAACTCCGGAAGGCCGGCGAGTTGTCGCAGGCCATCGCGCTCTGTCGCGAGCATCTGCCGAAGCAGCCTGGGCACATGAGCGGATACATCGTGTTCGGTCAGGCCCTCTATGAGAGTGAGAGTCTGAGCGAGGCCCGGTCGGTGTTCGAGCAGGCGCTGGCACTCGATCCCGAGAATCTGATCGCCCTGCGCCATCTGGGTGACATTGCGCGCCGGCAGGGTGATCCCCTGGCCGCCCGTCGCTGGTATGAGCGGGTGCTGGACGCCGACCCGCGCAACGACGACATCGCCGCGCAGTTGGCGACGCTGTCCACGCCGGCCTACGGAAGTCGGGCCATTCCCCAGGCGGGCGGACCGGCCATCGGCCAGACTCCGGTGCCCACTCCCGGTGTGCCGATGCCGGTGGTGCCGGCTCCGGCTCCCGATCTGCGTCCCGTGTCGTTCACGCCTTCGGTTCCGGTGCCGATCATCGGCGCTGTCGTGCCCACGCCCGATGCTGCCTTGCGGGCGGTGGATTTCGACGAGGTGAATGCGCGGCTCCGCACACCCGTGCCCACGCCATTGTCGGTGCCGGCGGCCTTTGTGCCGACCGCGCCGGTGGTGCCGCCCGTGGTGCCCGCTGCATTGGCTGGCGATCTGCTCGATCTCGAAGCGATGGAGATGGAAGGCGACCGGATCGTGGCGGCCATGCCGACGCCAATGGCGACCCCGGTCGTGGAGCCCGTGGTGGAGCCGGTCGAAACCGTCGTGGAATCGGTCGGGACGCCTGTGGACGCGCCGATCGAGCCGTCGGTCGAGCCGCTCGTCGAACCATCGACACCGTCCATCGAAGCCCGGTTCGAGCCAGTAGCCGAACTTCTGACGGAGCCCGCAGCCGTGGTGGTGGCCGAGCCCATGCAGGAGCCCACGGCGGAGTCCGTGGAGCCGGTGGCAGAGCAGACGGATCCCTTTGCTTTTGCCGACGTCGACACGGGGGCGGTCGCCGCTGCCGAGGAAGCGGCGCTGGCCGAGTCCATGGATGCCGATGCGTCTTTCGAAGAAGGCCTCGCCGCACCGGAATGGCCCGACACCACGGAACTCGTGGCCCGTGTCGTCACGCCCCGCAGTGTGACCCCCGCATTCGTGGACGTGCCGGTGGAAGCCGCCGACGCGTTCGGGCGGGAGTCGAGTGACCCCGTGGTGTTTTCGCTCCCGGAGCCCGAACCGGATATCGCCGACGAAGAATTGGTGATCGCGGCGGACACGTCGACGGATACTTCGGTTGATGTTGCGGCCGATGTTTCGGCGGATTCGTCGGTGGATCTGCCCTGGCTCGCGCCGCCGGTCACCCCCACCGAAGAAGTGGAGGCGATCGCCGACGCCATTGCCGAGGATGCGCGCACGGCCGGCGATCCGGATGACGTGTCGGTGTACGCGTTGCCCGTGGCTTCGATGCCGCACGAGATCGTGGAAGGACTGGACACCGAGGAAGTGTCCTTCTCCGATGTGCATCCCGAAGCCGTGTCGGACATGCTGGTCGAGGACCAGGACTTCGAGGCCGAGGAGCAGGAGGCACCGTCGCCGGCGTTCGTCACCGAGACGATGGGCGAACTGCTCGTGACGCAGGGATTCATCGAGCGCGCGATCAGTGTGTACGAAGAACTGGTGCGTAGGCGTCCGTACGACCCGGTGCTGTCGTCGCGTCTCGCCGAATTGCGCGAGCAGGTGGAAATCCCGGCGCCGGTCGACCTCGGGGTGGATGCCGGGATGGACATCGGAGCCGAAGCAGAAGACGTGGTCGAAGAAGTGGGGCATGTCGACGTGGCCCACGACGTCGCGCATGCGAATGACGTGCTCGCGGCGCCGGTCTACACGGCCCGTGAGCGATTTGCCGCACTCGCCGCCCGGCGGGTATCCCGTCGCACGCCGCGCGTCTCGACCGCTGTGCCGGCCCCCGAGTGGAGCGGTGCCACATGGGCGGGAGATGTCGGTGACGATGGGCTGACGTCCCTTTTTGGCGCGGCCAGCGCCGAACCGCAGGACGATATGGCTGCCCGGGCCCTGGCCGATGCCTTCGCATCGCGTGATGTGGAGAGTGCGGCGGTGAACGACGCCCTCGCGAGTTCGCTCTTCGATGCGGCCACGGCCGCGCGGATCCCCACACCCGCCTATGGCACCGTGCGCACGCCCACGCCGCTGCATAACACACCGCTGCGCAACACGCCGGTACGCAACACGCCCGTTGCCGAAGCCGCCGCTGGGCATGCTGCGGAGCCGTCGCCGGGACATGTTTCAGGGGATGTTTCGTTCGATCGTTTCTTCCCCGATCCGGCCACCCAGGCGCCGTCGGGAGAGACGAAGTCACCGTCATCGGGCGCATCGAATACACCCGATGGACCGAGCGCCACGGACGATCTGGCGCAGTTCTCCGTCTGGCTCAAGGGATTGGGTAACGCGTGA
- the aroQ gene encoding type II 3-dehydroquinate dehydratase has translation MIIGVLNGPNLNLLGTREPTIYGTATLADIMTHLEGVANALGVQLRSAQSNSEGTLIDTLHAWRGEVDGVVVNAGAYTHTSLALRDAFSATAIPFVEVHLSNIHAREPERRHSMLASASIGMVCGLGADGYEYALRGLIRALQSLPSRQLPPVRG, from the coding sequence GTGATCATCGGTGTTCTGAACGGCCCCAATCTCAATCTACTGGGGACTCGCGAGCCCACCATCTACGGCACCGCCACGCTGGCGGACATCATGACTCACCTCGAGGGCGTCGCGAACGCGCTCGGGGTGCAGTTGCGTTCGGCCCAGTCCAACAGCGAAGGCACACTCATCGACACGCTGCATGCGTGGCGTGGCGAGGTCGATGGCGTGGTCGTGAACGCCGGCGCCTACACCCATACCAGTCTCGCGCTGCGCGATGCGTTTTCCGCGACGGCCATACCCTTCGTGGAAGTGCACCTCTCCAACATCCATGCCCGGGAACCGGAGCGCCGGCACTCGATGCTGGCCAGTGCGTCCATCGGCATGGTGTGTGGACTCGGGGCCGATGGTTACGAGTATGCCCTTCGCGGCCTGATCCGCGCCCTGCAGTCGTTGCCGTCGCGTCAATTGCCGCCCGTTCGCGGCTGA